A window of Hippoglossus stenolepis isolate QCI-W04-F060 chromosome 18, HSTE1.2, whole genome shotgun sequence contains these coding sequences:
- the LOC118098104 gene encoding alpha-synuclein — translation MDAFMKGISKARDGVALAAEKTKQGVSGAAEKTKDGVMFVGTKTKDGVTTVAGKTVSGVSQVGGAMVTGVTAVAQKTVEGAGNIVAATGLVKKDPAKQSDEASAAQNMAESPVDTDPADATEEDSDD, via the exons ATGGACGCGTTCATGAAGGGTATCTCCAAAGCCAGGGACGGGGTCGCGCTGGCGGCGGAGAAGACCAAGCAGGGAGTGTCCGGAGCGGCTGAGAAGACGAAAGACGGGGTCATGTTCGTCG GTACCAAAACAAAGGATGGCGTCACAACAG TCGCAGGTAAAACTGTGTCTGGGGTGTCTCAGGTGGGTGGAGCGATGGTTACCGGGGTtacggctgtggctcagaaaaCTGTGGAGGGAGCAGGCAACATTGTCGCTGCCACAGGATTGGTCAAGAAGGACCCGGCCAAACAG aGTGATGAGGCCTCAGCAGCACAGAACATGGCAGAGTCACCGGTGGATACCGACCCTGCTGACGCTACAGAG